From Candidatus Nucleicultrix amoebiphila FS5, a single genomic window includes:
- a CDS encoding thymidine kinase produces MAKFYFYYSAMNAGKTTTLLQSEYNYRERGMETLLFTPVFDNRLAKGKIASRIGLNRDAHTFDESLDFFKEVQNYKTRSKKLSCVLVDEGHFLKKRQVEQLARVVDELSIPVLTYGLRTDFLGEPFEGSRYLLAWADNLVEIKTICHCGRKAIMNLRVDSEGNQVFEGEQIEIGGNERYVSMCRKHFLNPVETKVRQIS; encoded by the coding sequence ATGGCCAAGTTCTATTTCTATTATTCAGCAATGAATGCCGGTAAAACGACAACTCTTTTGCAATCGGAATATAACTATCGAGAACGGGGTATGGAAACTTTACTGTTTACACCTGTTTTTGATAATCGTCTTGCTAAGGGTAAAATTGCCTCTAGGATTGGTCTTAACCGAGATGCTCACACCTTTGATGAAAGCTTAGATTTTTTTAAAGAAGTTCAAAATTATAAAACGCGAAGTAAAAAACTATCGTGCGTATTAGTGGATGAAGGGCATTTTTTAAAAAAGCGTCAAGTTGAGCAGCTGGCGCGTGTTGTGGATGAACTCTCTATTCCTGTTCTTACGTATGGTTTGAGGACGGATTTTCTAGGTGAGCCTTTTGAGGGAAGCCGATATTTGTTGGCTTGGGCCGATAATCTCGTGGAAATTAAAACCATATGTCATTGTGGTCGCAAAGCAATTATGAATTTACGTGTCGATTCAGAAGGAAATCAAGTTTTCGAAGGAGAACAGATTGAAATTGGTGGCAATGAGCGCTATGTGTCTATGTGTCGCAAACACTTTTTGAACCCTGTTGAAACCAAAGTTCGTCAGATCTCTTAA
- a CDS encoding ABC-F family ATP-binding cassette domain-containing protein, whose product MLHIRNITYRIAGRTLFENTSAHLPKGHKAGLVGRNGTGKSSLFKLIMGEIHVDHGEIEIRKGSRIGVVAQEVNVKGHTPLSFVLSADHERTRLLEQSETETDPLHLVEIHNRLIEIDAYSAPAKASKILVGLGFDEEAQQRPLQEYSGGWRMRVALAAALFSEPDLLLLDEPTNHLDFEATVWLEGFLKNYPQTLLIISHDRQMLNSVADRIYHLHDCRLMLYSGNYDFFEKTRRERLAQEKAEQAKQQERRTHIQEFIDRFRYKASKARQVQSRIKMLEKFDPVISTKDDPTFRLDFPEVEMMPPPMITLEKVSAGYGDKVVLKGLNQRIDPDDRIALLGQNGNGKSTFAKLIAGELAPLSGLITRAPKVRVGYFHQYQIEALRPKESAFEHLEKLLPNLRPDQVRARLGRFGFSRDKADVAVEKLSGGEKSRLNFALVSALEPQILILDEPTNHLDMETRESLIMAINEFKGAVILITHDWHLLELTADRLWLVANQSVKRFDGDLKDYRRFVLSGGKEDAHKSKK is encoded by the coding sequence ATGTTACACATTCGCAATATCACCTATCGCATAGCAGGACGTACTCTCTTCGAAAATACGTCGGCTCATTTACCAAAAGGCCATAAAGCCGGTTTGGTCGGACGCAATGGTACGGGAAAATCGAGTCTCTTTAAACTGATCATGGGTGAAATACATGTTGACCATGGTGAAATCGAAATAAGAAAAGGATCTCGTATTGGAGTTGTTGCCCAAGAAGTTAACGTGAAGGGGCATACCCCCTTAAGTTTCGTGTTATCTGCAGATCATGAAAGAACAAGGTTATTAGAGCAATCAGAAACTGAAACGGATCCTCTACATTTAGTTGAAATTCATAATCGTTTAATCGAAATTGATGCTTATAGTGCGCCTGCTAAAGCTTCAAAAATCCTTGTAGGTTTAGGATTTGATGAGGAAGCACAGCAACGACCACTTCAAGAATATTCTGGTGGTTGGCGTATGCGCGTTGCTTTGGCTGCAGCTCTTTTTTCCGAACCTGATTTATTGCTTTTAGACGAACCCACAAACCATCTTGATTTTGAAGCGACTGTTTGGTTAGAGGGATTCTTAAAAAATTACCCTCAGACTCTCCTTATCATCAGCCATGATAGACAAATGTTAAATAGTGTAGCTGATCGTATCTATCATCTCCATGATTGTAGGTTGATGCTTTATTCAGGCAATTATGACTTTTTTGAGAAGACAAGACGTGAAAGGTTGGCACAAGAAAAAGCTGAACAAGCTAAACAGCAAGAGCGTCGTACACATATTCAAGAATTTATTGATCGTTTTCGCTATAAAGCATCTAAGGCTCGGCAGGTACAAAGTCGTATTAAGATGTTGGAGAAATTTGATCCAGTGATTTCAACAAAAGATGATCCAACTTTTAGGCTGGATTTCCCTGAAGTTGAAATGATGCCTCCTCCCATGATTACTCTTGAAAAAGTATCTGCAGGGTATGGAGATAAAGTTGTTCTTAAAGGACTTAATCAAAGGATTGATCCCGACGATCGTATTGCTCTTTTAGGTCAAAATGGTAATGGAAAGTCTACTTTTGCAAAATTAATAGCGGGAGAACTTGCACCACTTTCGGGTCTAATTACGCGGGCACCTAAAGTTCGTGTAGGATATTTTCATCAATATCAAATTGAAGCTTTACGACCTAAGGAGTCTGCTTTTGAGCATTTGGAAAAGCTTTTGCCCAATTTACGTCCTGACCAAGTACGTGCACGTTTAGGTCGTTTTGGGTTTTCCAGAGATAAAGCGGATGTTGCTGTTGAGAAACTTTCTGGAGGGGAAAAGTCACGCCTCAACTTTGCTCTTGTATCTGCCCTTGAACCGCAAATTTTAATTTTGGACGAACCAACGAACCATTTGGATATGGAAACGAGGGAATCCTTGATCATGGCTATTAACGAATTCAAAGGTGCAGTGATCTTAATCACCCATGATTGGCATCTCTTAGAATTGACAGCTGATCGATTGTGGCTGGTTGCTAATCAGAGTGTTAAGAGATTTGATGGAGATCTTAAAGACTATCGTCGATTTGTCTTAAGTGGTGGTAAAGAAGACGCTCACAAATCAAAAAAATAA
- the lpdA gene encoding dihydrolipoyl dehydrogenase, producing MERTAFDLTIIGSGPGGYIAAIRASQLGRKVALIEAENLGGICLNWGCIPTKALLRSAEIYDHIQHASDYGFKVEKTTINFSKIIERSRAVAAQLSKGVESLMKKNKVTVFRGRGSLAGAEDGVRKVLVQKSDGKSETLLSKTVILATGARARFLPNLKANEYIWTYREAMMPQELPKTLLVIGSGAIGVEFASFYCSLGVQVTIVELMDRILPVEDEEISKLARKALEKRGIKIMTEVTLDSLEKKGKGLVASFKQENKGHTVEFDRAILAVGIDANIENLGLENTKIKIEKGRVVTNEWCQTHEPGVYAIGDMTDGPWLAHKASHEGVLAVEHCSGNKKVHALRKTLIPGCTYSTPQVASLGLTEKQALDQGYEIKVGRFPFMANGKAIALGEPEGLVKTIFDKKTGELLGAHMIGTEVTELIQGFAIAKTAELTEEELMQTVFPHPTLSEMMHESVLSAYGRTLNF from the coding sequence ATGGAAAGAACTGCCTTTGATTTGACAATAATTGGTTCTGGTCCAGGTGGCTATATTGCGGCAATTCGTGCTTCTCAACTAGGTCGTAAAGTAGCTCTCATTGAGGCTGAGAATTTAGGGGGGATTTGTTTGAATTGGGGATGCATCCCTACGAAAGCTTTACTGCGCTCGGCAGAAATCTATGACCATATTCAGCATGCCAGTGATTACGGCTTTAAAGTAGAAAAGACCACAATTAATTTTTCTAAAATTATTGAGCGTTCTAGAGCTGTTGCTGCACAGCTCTCAAAGGGCGTTGAATCTCTTATGAAGAAAAACAAGGTGACTGTTTTTCGCGGTCGAGGCTCTTTGGCTGGTGCAGAAGATGGGGTACGTAAGGTACTAGTCCAAAAAAGTGATGGAAAATCTGAAACTCTTCTTTCAAAAACGGTGATTTTGGCAACAGGAGCTAGAGCTAGGTTTTTGCCTAATTTAAAAGCGAATGAGTACATTTGGACTTATCGAGAAGCTATGATGCCTCAAGAGTTGCCAAAGACTTTGCTAGTGATTGGTTCAGGCGCTATAGGAGTCGAATTTGCTAGTTTCTATTGTTCTTTAGGTGTTCAAGTGACTATTGTTGAGCTGATGGATCGAATTTTGCCTGTTGAAGATGAGGAAATATCGAAACTTGCGCGAAAAGCTCTTGAAAAGCGTGGAATCAAAATTATGACCGAAGTGACCTTAGATTCACTTGAGAAAAAAGGCAAAGGTTTGGTCGCTTCTTTTAAGCAAGAGAATAAAGGTCATACTGTTGAATTTGATCGTGCGATTTTGGCCGTCGGTATTGATGCTAATATTGAGAATTTAGGTCTGGAGAACACAAAGATTAAAATTGAAAAGGGACGTGTTGTGACCAATGAATGGTGTCAAACGCACGAACCAGGAGTTTACGCTATTGGGGATATGACTGATGGTCCATGGCTCGCTCATAAAGCGAGTCATGAGGGAGTATTGGCTGTTGAACATTGTTCTGGAAATAAAAAAGTCCATGCGCTTAGAAAGACGCTTATCCCAGGATGCACTTATAGTACTCCTCAGGTAGCAAGCCTGGGCTTGACAGAAAAACAAGCTCTTGATCAGGGATATGAGATAAAAGTGGGTCGTTTTCCATTTATGGCCAATGGGAAAGCTATTGCCTTAGGTGAACCAGAAGGTTTGGTTAAAACTATTTTTGATAAGAAAACAGGCGAACTTCTAGGCGCACATATGATTGGCACTGAAGTGACAGAGCTTATTCAAGGGTTTGCTATTGCAAAAACTGCTGAATTAACAGAAGAGGAGTTGATGCAAACAGTTTTTCCTCATCCAACTCTTTCAGAAATGATGCATGAGTCAGTTTTGTCAGCTTATGGACGAACTTTAAATTTTTAA
- a CDS encoding type II toxin-antitoxin system RatA family toxin, producing MPTHADCCTLPYTQEQLFNLVADVEKYPEFLPWCQKLEVIKRENNEVIAVVTVGAGFFSETYTCKVQLTPYQRIDVRYLEGPFKHLNNHWQFNPKSDGSTEIDFFIDFDFHSGFFQKAFEMIFKEAVHHLMSAFTNRAKELYTDKK from the coding sequence ATGCCCACGCACGCTGATTGTTGCACGCTGCCTTATACGCAAGAGCAACTTTTTAATCTGGTAGCTGATGTTGAAAAATATCCTGAGTTTCTGCCTTGGTGCCAAAAATTAGAAGTGATCAAACGAGAAAATAATGAAGTAATCGCGGTTGTCACAGTTGGAGCTGGTTTTTTTAGTGAAACTTATACTTGCAAGGTCCAGTTAACGCCCTATCAGAGAATAGATGTCCGGTATCTTGAAGGTCCTTTTAAACATCTGAATAACCATTGGCAGTTTAATCCGAAAAGTGATGGATCCACAGAGATTGATTTTTTTATTGATTTTGATTTTCACTCAGGTTTTTTTCAAAAAGCCTTTGAGATGATCTTCAAAGAAGCTGTTCATCACTTAATGTCTGCTTTTACTAATCGCGCAAAAGAGCTTTATACTGATAAAAAATAA
- a CDS encoding ABC transporter ATP-binding protein, translated as MKQQKLTTAVQCSKVIKTYTDGTTKVTALRGVELDIKEGELLMLAGPSGCGKTTLISIIAGILDHDSGTCQVFGHKVSEFSPLERIKFRAKNIGFVFQAFNLMPTLTASENVAVPLIINGMERHAATLKANEILAQMGLSDKTHSLPVSLSGGQQQRVAIARALIHDPRLIVCDEPTSALDGETGQLILGIMKKIAMDQKRSLIVVTHDIRIYPFADRIALMEDGKIKKIVTSYKDAIKN; from the coding sequence ATGAAACAACAAAAACTAACTACCGCAGTGCAATGCTCAAAAGTCATCAAGACTTATACTGATGGCACAACAAAAGTAACGGCGTTAAGGGGTGTTGAACTAGATATAAAAGAAGGTGAACTCTTGATGCTTGCAGGTCCATCAGGGTGTGGAAAAACAACACTTATTTCGATAATTGCTGGAATCTTGGATCATGATAGTGGTACTTGTCAGGTGTTTGGGCACAAAGTTTCAGAATTTTCTCCCCTTGAAAGAATTAAATTTCGCGCTAAAAACATTGGTTTCGTGTTTCAAGCTTTCAACCTTATGCCTACATTAACAGCTTCAGAAAACGTAGCAGTACCTCTTATAATTAATGGAATGGAGCGTCACGCAGCAACTCTTAAAGCAAATGAAATTCTTGCTCAAATGGGATTATCTGACAAAACACACTCACTGCCTGTTTCACTTTCAGGTGGACAACAACAACGCGTCGCCATTGCGCGTGCTCTTATCCATGACCCACGCCTTATTGTTTGCGATGAACCAACGAGCGCCCTTGATGGTGAGACTGGCCAATTGATTTTAGGAATAATGAAGAAGATAGCCATGGACCAAAAGCGATCGCTCATAGTTGTAACACACGATATACGCATATACCCTTTTGCAGATCGCATTGCGCTCATGGAGGATGGAAAAATTAAGAAAATTGTGACTTCATATAAAGATGCAATAAAAAATTGA
- a CDS encoding response regulator: protein MKHRHHILVVDDDKRLRQLLDKYLSENGFLITTVASTENARQILNKQSIDLVILDLMMPEESGLEFLESFRKNLDHPKHNVPILMLTALGEVEHRIDGLEKGADDYLSKPFEPKELLLRLHSILSRSTRQSQAFTKIVLGKRSYDLNQQLLLEGTKPIYLTSVEQALMQIFANNPGFILSREELAERAGVSLSPRTVDVQITRLRKKIESNPKQPLYLQTVRHQGYVLRPDQ, encoded by the coding sequence ATGAAACACCGTCACCATATATTGGTGGTAGATGACGATAAGCGTCTTCGCCAGCTCTTGGATAAGTATTTGAGCGAAAACGGCTTTCTAATCACTACTGTTGCTTCTACAGAAAACGCTAGACAGATCCTAAACAAGCAATCTATTGATCTGGTAATTCTAGATCTTATGATGCCTGAGGAATCTGGTCTTGAGTTTCTAGAGAGCTTTCGCAAAAACCTTGATCATCCTAAACATAACGTTCCTATTCTTATGTTAACAGCACTCGGTGAGGTAGAGCATCGCATTGATGGTCTTGAAAAAGGAGCCGATGATTACCTCTCAAAACCTTTTGAACCTAAAGAACTTCTGTTACGGCTTCATAGCATTTTGTCACGCTCTACACGCCAGAGTCAGGCTTTTACAAAAATTGTTCTTGGTAAACGTTCTTATGATTTAAACCAGCAGCTTTTACTAGAAGGAACAAAACCTATCTACCTTACGTCTGTTGAGCAAGCATTGATGCAAATTTTTGCAAATAATCCAGGTTTTATTCTTTCTCGCGAAGAATTAGCAGAACGCGCGGGCGTGTCCTTAAGCCCTCGTACTGTTGATGTTCAAATCACACGCCTTCGTAAGAAAATTGAAAGTAATCCAAAGCAACCCCTTTATCTTCAAACTGTCCGCCATCAAGGCTATGTTTTGAGGCCAGATCAATAA
- a CDS encoding lipase family protein produces MKNNQSSKSKITSSKKLVFAFMIIFFSGANFENAHSISFNYIKRLGANCTGVCDQPSQVCTNNKELQAWCDKNCGHKFSRIEVCAHYSIPVPSEKCPLTIEDSALETNAAKASQLAYSWGENGGYTGSDFKEVGHLKGKTLTIAWAGVKDCALYIAYRGTKTKTDVYKDLQIGISTVSKELGLGQATARGLYNDSILEGIEFYDNVIKSTRIPYSKIVITGHSLGGALAQGIGDKVSRGQKIIKIYTFNAPGGDFMTNKVGEGHKDTEAEHVRTKGDIVSKIGTKTVGTEKTYATSARNPLDAHKIKGLSEHLDNK; encoded by the coding sequence ATGAAAAATAATCAATCTTCGAAGTCAAAAATAACTTCAAGTAAAAAACTTGTATTTGCTTTCATGATAATATTTTTTAGTGGTGCAAATTTTGAAAACGCGCATTCGATTAGCTTTAATTACATAAAACGCTTGGGGGCAAATTGCACAGGAGTATGTGATCAACCAAGCCAAGTTTGCACGAACAACAAAGAATTACAGGCATGGTGTGATAAAAATTGTGGTCATAAATTTTCGCGTATTGAGGTTTGTGCTCACTATTCTATCCCAGTTCCTTCAGAGAAATGTCCTCTCACAATTGAAGATTCAGCTCTAGAAACAAATGCGGCTAAAGCTTCTCAGTTAGCTTATTCCTGGGGAGAAAACGGAGGCTATACAGGAAGTGATTTTAAAGAGGTGGGTCATCTCAAAGGAAAAACTCTAACTATTGCTTGGGCAGGTGTCAAAGACTGCGCATTATATATTGCCTATCGTGGCACAAAGACGAAAACAGATGTATATAAAGATCTTCAAATCGGTATCTCTACTGTATCTAAAGAACTGGGTCTTGGACAGGCAACTGCTAGGGGTCTTTACAATGATTCAATTCTTGAAGGTATTGAATTTTATGACAATGTCATAAAAAGTACACGTATACCCTATTCTAAGATTGTCATTACTGGGCATTCTTTAGGAGGAGCATTAGCACAAGGCATTGGAGATAAAGTCTCTCGAGGACAAAAAATTATCAAAATCTATACTTTTAATGCTCCTGGCGGTGATTTTATGACAAATAAAGTTGGAGAGGGACATAAGGATACAGAAGCTGAACATGTCAGAACCAAAGGTGATATCGTCAGTAAAATCGGCACAAAAACCGTTGGAACTGAAAAAACTTATGCTACTTCTGCAAGAAATCCTTTGGACGCACATAAAATAAAAGGGCTTAGCGAGCACTTAGACAATAAGTAA
- a CDS encoding efflux transporter outer membrane subunit, with amino-acid sequence MMIKLYLKKKSLLVGVLLLAGCEIGPDYERPKIDISENWSEKINQSAPFSEDIKWWKNFNDPVLTALIHAATESNLDLKVSEAKIAQSRSLVKSAEAGLFPQFSLSGALTHRQNSRNAYTSPQQSLGKRFYDLYRGELDTSWEIDLFGRLRRAEESAVASLDLSISDAHGVFLALIADIAQNYITLRSTQQQLRLAQKSYEKLDKLYRLNQDLQTSGLRTDLAVSQAQASRDAAYAKIFPLQATIQLLIHQLSILLGQEPNHLVKRLEEAKEIPTPPSSIYVGLPSELLERRPDIRSAEEQLKLKTAEIGIAIGDLFPKFTLTGSFGYESLKSSNLFQPRSGFFSFGPGVSYTLFDFGRIRANIESAEALKDQAFHTYKKTVLVALKDVEDSLVKLGKEILHFEHLSLSASSSKAAANLSLKRYQTGLSTFLDVLTAETAYYDNELNKILSQESVALNAVGLFKAVGGGWQSFMSLKHSS; translated from the coding sequence ATGATGATCAAACTATACCTCAAGAAAAAGTCTTTGCTCGTAGGTGTTTTACTTTTAGCTGGGTGTGAAATTGGACCTGATTATGAAAGACCCAAGATTGATATATCTGAAAACTGGTCAGAAAAAATCAATCAAAGCGCTCCATTCTCTGAGGATATTAAATGGTGGAAAAACTTTAATGACCCAGTCTTGACTGCACTTATACATGCTGCAACAGAATCTAACCTTGATCTTAAAGTTTCAGAAGCAAAAATTGCTCAAAGTCGATCCCTCGTTAAAAGTGCAGAAGCAGGCTTATTCCCTCAATTTTCGCTTTCAGGAGCTTTAACTCATCGTCAAAACAGTCGAAACGCTTACACATCTCCACAACAAAGCTTAGGAAAAAGGTTTTATGATTTATATCGTGGCGAATTAGACACTAGCTGGGAAATTGATTTATTTGGTCGATTGCGTCGTGCTGAAGAATCTGCAGTTGCTTCTTTAGATTTAAGTATTTCTGATGCCCATGGTGTTTTTCTCGCTTTAATTGCAGACATAGCGCAAAATTATATAACACTTAGAAGTACGCAGCAGCAATTACGACTCGCTCAAAAATCCTACGAAAAATTAGATAAACTCTACCGCTTAAATCAAGATTTACAAACTTCTGGGCTGCGAACAGACTTAGCTGTCTCTCAAGCGCAAGCATCAAGAGATGCGGCTTATGCAAAGATATTTCCGTTACAAGCAACTATTCAACTCCTCATACACCAGCTCAGCATCTTACTAGGTCAAGAGCCTAATCACTTAGTCAAGAGGTTGGAAGAAGCAAAGGAAATTCCCACACCTCCTTCCTCTATTTATGTTGGCCTTCCTTCTGAACTTCTCGAACGACGTCCAGATATCCGCAGTGCGGAAGAACAACTGAAGCTTAAAACAGCAGAAATTGGTATAGCGATAGGAGATCTGTTTCCAAAATTTACTTTAACAGGGAGCTTTGGTTATGAGAGTCTAAAGAGTTCAAATCTTTTTCAACCAAGAAGTGGCTTTTTTAGTTTTGGTCCAGGTGTGAGCTACACTCTGTTTGATTTTGGCCGTATTCGCGCAAATATTGAGTCGGCTGAAGCTTTAAAAGATCAAGCATTTCACACTTATAAAAAAACCGTATTGGTCGCTTTAAAAGATGTTGAAGACTCCTTAGTCAAGCTTGGTAAAGAAATCCTACACTTCGAACATTTAAGTCTTTCTGCATCTTCAAGTAAAGCTGCGGCAAATCTCAGCCTTAAAAGATACCAGACAGGCTTAAGTACATTTCTTGACGTTTTAACGGCAGAAACAGCTTATTATGATAACGAGTTGAATAAAATTCTCAGTCAGGAGTCTGTTGCTCTTAATGCCGTTGGTTTATTTAAAGCAGTCGGTGGTGGATGGCAGTCCTTCATGAGTCTTAAGCATTCGTCTTAG
- the lipA gene encoding lipoyl synthase, with product MSHVEPSSLPLKKPEWIRVKAPVSKEYNESRELVRTHGLNTVCEEASCPNIGECWAKKHVTIMILGSVCTRACRFCNVATGMPDKLDPHEPERVAEALSKLNLSHVVITSVDRDDLPDGGANHFARTIKAVRVACPNTTIEVLTPDFLRKEGALEIVVEAGPDVYNHNFETVPRLYPTVRPGARYFHSLHLLNRVKEIAPAMFTKSGMMVGLGEEKSEVYQVMDDLRSAEVDFLTIGQYLQPTPKHHPVRNFVTPEEFKDYESMARGKGFLMVSASPLTRSSYHAGDDFKKLQEARSQKIARGINAHAR from the coding sequence ATGAGTCATGTTGAACCATCATCGTTGCCTTTAAAGAAGCCTGAATGGATTCGGGTGAAAGCTCCCGTTTCAAAAGAATATAATGAATCAAGAGAGCTAGTGCGTACTCATGGTTTAAATACGGTTTGTGAGGAAGCTTCATGTCCCAATATAGGAGAGTGCTGGGCAAAAAAACATGTCACAATCATGATTTTAGGAAGTGTTTGTACCAGAGCGTGTCGATTTTGTAATGTGGCGACAGGTATGCCTGACAAATTAGATCCCCATGAACCAGAACGTGTTGCAGAAGCGCTTTCAAAGCTTAATCTTAGCCATGTGGTGATTACGTCGGTAGATCGAGATGATTTACCTGATGGGGGAGCCAATCATTTTGCGCGTACAATCAAAGCGGTTCGTGTCGCTTGTCCTAACACAACCATTGAGGTTTTAACTCCCGATTTTCTCAGAAAAGAAGGTGCTCTTGAGATTGTTGTAGAAGCCGGCCCCGATGTTTATAACCATAATTTTGAAACCGTGCCACGCTTATATCCTACAGTGAGACCAGGAGCTCGCTATTTTCATTCACTCCATCTTCTGAATCGTGTGAAAGAAATAGCGCCTGCTATGTTTACGAAATCGGGTATGATGGTGGGACTTGGTGAAGAAAAGTCAGAAGTCTATCAAGTCATGGATGATTTAAGGTCAGCGGAAGTTGATTTCTTAACTATTGGTCAGTACTTGCAACCGACACCTAAACATCACCCAGTACGCAACTTTGTGACTCCAGAAGAATTTAAAGATTATGAGAGCATGGCGCGAGGAAAAGGGTTTTTGATGGTTTCAGCGTCTCCTTTGACGCGTTCTTCTTACCATGCAGGTGATGATTTTAAAAAGCTACAAGAAGCGCGCTCTCAGAAAATTGCACGAGGAATAAATGCCCACGCACGCTGA
- a CDS encoding DMT family transporter, whose amino-acid sequence MLLVLCYLGTILIWGSTWYLIKFQLGVVPVELSSAYRFILAAFILFGWCYWRGLNIKFSIKTHFTLLCMGFFMFSLNYIMFYCAASYVISGLNAVLFSCVIFWNILNARLFLRQQVHLFIFIGATIGVSGLIFIFLPELLKVNFDRQFLIGVGFGSLGAFSASLGNILSAKHSRDGIGITEGNAWGMLYGGIISFIIAMAQGKAIIFDFSLTYMSSLFYLVFFGSIVAFGCYLTLIKKIGADKGAYALILTPLVALIISQFFESFVWTFWSFLGMILLIFGNIIILWGKKRKVS is encoded by the coding sequence ATGTTGCTTGTCCTTTGTTATCTCGGAACCATTTTAATATGGGGATCTACTTGGTATCTCATTAAATTTCAACTCGGTGTTGTTCCAGTTGAATTATCGAGTGCGTATCGTTTTATTTTAGCAGCGTTTATTTTGTTTGGTTGGTGTTATTGGCGAGGCTTAAACATAAAATTTTCAATTAAAACCCACTTTACTCTATTGTGTATGGGGTTTTTCATGTTCTCTTTGAATTACATCATGTTTTATTGTGCAGCCTCTTATGTCATTAGTGGTCTCAATGCAGTTCTGTTTTCGTGTGTTATTTTTTGGAACATTCTCAATGCTCGCTTGTTTTTGCGACAGCAAGTGCATCTTTTCATTTTTATAGGAGCAACAATTGGAGTCTCAGGACTAATTTTTATTTTTCTTCCTGAGCTTCTTAAAGTGAATTTTGATAGGCAATTCTTGATAGGGGTAGGATTTGGGTCATTAGGAGCTTTTTCAGCTTCATTAGGCAATATTCTTTCTGCAAAGCACTCAAGAGATGGGATCGGTATTACTGAAGGCAACGCTTGGGGAATGCTTTATGGAGGAATAATTAGCTTTATTATTGCAATGGCACAGGGTAAAGCAATTATCTTTGATTTTTCTCTAACCTACATGAGTTCGTTATTTTATCTGGTGTTTTTTGGATCAATCGTGGCTTTTGGCTGTTATTTAACATTGATTAAAAAAATAGGTGCTGATAAAGGAGCGTATGCGCTCATTTTGACACCACTTGTCGCTTTGATTATCTCTCAGTTTTTTGAGAGCTTTGTATGGACATTTTGGTCATTCTTAGGAATGATCCTGTTAATTTTCGGTAATATTATTATTCTTTGGGGAAAGAAACGTAAGGTTTCTTAA
- a CDS encoding efflux RND transporter periplasmic adaptor subunit produces MKKDLFALHRILYIIAALGVIGGISMVIRDQKTPKISHPVTLPSSSPYKDFIAGAGIIEAQTENIKLGSLVSGIVEKVLVEVGAHVKKGEPLFSLNPRQAKDALNSKLAQLEKAKASIIQAQTNLNDAQDKFKLVKGLKDASAISKEEFITRRNNVMIAEAALQSAKADIKTAEADVETAQTTLDLQRIRAPIDCTILQINIHPGEYVPTTQLATPLMILGGVQNFHIRVDIDETDAWRFQPNTNATAFLRGNSSIKIPLKFQYTEPYVVPKKSLTGDSTERIDVRVLQVIYSFDPKDMPSYIGQQVDVYIEAPPS; encoded by the coding sequence ATGAAAAAAGACCTTTTCGCTTTACACAGAATTTTATATATCATAGCTGCCTTAGGCGTCATTGGTGGCATTAGCATGGTTATTCGTGATCAAAAGACACCCAAAATTTCTCATCCTGTTACTCTTCCTTCGTCATCTCCCTATAAAGATTTCATTGCTGGAGCAGGAATCATTGAAGCTCAAACGGAGAATATCAAACTTGGCAGCCTTGTTTCTGGTATCGTTGAAAAAGTTCTGGTAGAGGTGGGCGCCCATGTTAAAAAGGGAGAACCATTATTTAGCCTTAATCCACGTCAAGCAAAGGATGCCCTTAACTCTAAACTTGCACAACTTGAAAAAGCAAAAGCATCTATTATTCAAGCACAAACAAATCTTAATGATGCCCAAGATAAATTTAAGCTTGTCAAAGGTTTGAAAGATGCAAGCGCCATAAGTAAAGAAGAGTTTATTACACGAAGAAATAACGTAATGATTGCTGAAGCTGCTCTTCAATCAGCTAAGGCAGATATCAAAACAGCAGAAGCTGATGTAGAAACTGCCCAAACAACTTTAGATCTTCAGAGGATAAGAGCTCCTATTGATTGCACCATTCTACAAATCAATATCCACCCTGGTGAATATGTACCAACAACTCAATTAGCGACTCCCCTGATGATTCTTGGGGGCGTGCAAAATTTTCACATACGCGTTGATATTGATGAAACTGATGCGTGGCGTTTTCAGCCTAATACAAACGCAACAGCTTTTTTGCGCGGCAATAGTTCCATAAAAATCCCGCTTAAGTTCCAATATACTGAACCCTATGTAGTTCCTAAAAAAAGTCTTACGGGTGATTCTACGGAAAGAATAGATGTTCGCGTCCTTCAGGTGATTTACAGTTTTGATCCCAAAGATATGCCATCTTATATTGGTCAACAGGTAGATGTTTATATTGAGGCTCCCCCATCATGA